One Methanobacteriales archaeon HGW-Methanobacteriales-1 genomic window carries:
- a CDS encoding HIT domain-containing protein, which yields MECEYFEKLKDQEFGDLIGETTYWLIILAPDQRNLGTCVVALKREEIELSGLNPDEWTDLSNTVQKLEDAVKKAFKATMFNWACLMNSSYLQDPPTPCLHWHFIPRYKSSFVFYGKTFEDPCFGMSTMHDRGRSFNVSEELKNKIKVEIIKYLEI from the coding sequence ATGGAATGTGAGTATTTTGAAAAATTAAAGGATCAGGAGTTTGGTGATCTCATTGGAGAGACAACATACTGGCTAATAATCCTAGCCCCCGACCAGAGGAATCTGGGAACCTGTGTGGTGGCCCTCAAAAGAGAGGAAATAGAACTCTCAGGTTTGAATCCTGATGAATGGACCGATTTATCCAATACAGTTCAAAAACTTGAAGACGCAGTCAAAAAAGCATTTAAGGCCACTATGTTCAATTGGGCTTGTTTAATGAATTCCTCTTATCTTCAGGATCCTCCCACGCCATGTCTGCACTGGCATTTCATCCCACGTTACAAATCATCATTTGTTTTTTATGGAAAAACATTTGAAGACCCCTGTTTTGGCATGAGCACCATGCATGATAGAGGAAGATCTTTTAATGTTTCGGAAGAGTTAAAAAACAAAATTAAAGTGGAAATAATAAAATATTTAGAAATTTAA